The Salvia miltiorrhiza cultivar Shanhuang (shh) chromosome 2, IMPLAD_Smil_shh, whole genome shotgun sequence DNA window agatcatGTTAACCACAAGAAAAGATTCCAAAACATAATCTAACCAGTCAAAAGCTTAAAAGCAGAATGTCACAAATCAGTAAATCAGAAACCATGTATCACACCTTCTGGATAATTAATCTTATGCTCTGAAAACCGACAAGATGCTGATAACCTCGGAGAATGCGAGTAAGGCTCGGTATTCTTGTGGTAATGCCTTGGTTTAGCAGAAGAAACAACTGCTGGTGAGGTTGCAATGGGTAGAGAAGCAGAGGGTCTGTCTTGTCCGGAAATCTGTTTTTAAAAAGTGATTTTGTTAATACAATTATTAACTTTACTAAAGAATGAGGTTCTAACATAGTTGTTCACTCCACAGTACCAGTTAAATTTTCAGCTCACCAACGTCAACTTAATTACAGCATATTTTCTCTTTAACAAAAATCAAACGGTGCATTCGCACTATTCTCAGAGAAAAGCTAGGAACTAGACTGTCCATATCATGTCAAAACTCAAAAGGGGGCAATTCACAGTGAACCATTGAGGAGCGGGAACTACTAAACAGTTGAGAGTATGATCATATAAGTTAGAGACTCACGGCAAACTTCAATGTCCTTTTGTAGAGAGTTACAAGCCCAGAGAAAAGCTTGACAGCATACTCAGCTACCTCTTCAGATTCATACTCCGCAAAAGCATACCCTTTAGGTTTATCGGTCTCCCTATCCCGAGGGATATATAAATCTAATACGCGACCCGCCTGAATTAGAATGTCATACAACACCCTATCACTGACTCTCTCATCCAGGTTGCCTGTAGAAGAAAGAATTCGTAATTTGATAACTAACAAAAGAAAACGACCTGAAGTTTAACAGTAAGTTTATCTTGTATGATAAGTTACAGAGCAATTCGACTGCCTAATCAGAAATATCTTTACTCTAGAAAGTAGTATGCTTCGAGAATGACCAAATAAGCAGATTCAAAGATAGTAAATTGTTAATACATCAGCTAAAAAGTATCTACCATTAAAGATCTCAAAAATAATCCCTAATTCAAAGGCGATGCTGTAAATTAAAAGCAAAATTcagaaattgtaaaaataaacgGGGACAAACACTAGAAATAAATCAGTGGTAAAATGCCCAAAACtgggtttcaaaaaaaaatcaaaagcaGCCGAAATTGAAAAGtgaaagaaacaaagaaaatagCAAACAGAATTAGATGAAGAGGGGAAAAACAGTGCATACCAATATATAGGGAGGATTTAGGATTGTCCGCCATGATCTAAAGCAATAATTACAGAATATGCTCGCAACTGCAGCTACGAATTATTCTCTAGTGTAGATAAGAGAGAGAGCAGAAGAAGTCCGAGAGACGGAAAGAATGGCTAAGTTCTCGCGTCACAGGTGAGGTCGGCGGATTTAAttgatttctaatttatttatagaCCAGTTTTATTGGTCACCCGAGTATCCCATGAGATGCCCTGCTActttctcttgaacaatttcgtttcgacacaaattttaaaaagttattaatattttatatgttaaataTAATAGATGAAAGCATAAAAAAGtcaatgaagaaaaaaaaaattgctatgTAGAAAAATTGCTTAGGCTTCGTGCGTAAAAATGAATACTACTCAAGTTTCACGGGACGGAGAGTATTATATTGTAGTACTTCCTTCCGACCACGAAAAAAATTTCTAGTTATTATTTTTGTccataaaaaagaattttattttactttttatataattatattcttTATCAATTTGTGTATTTGCTTTATTTTAACATTGAAATAATAAGGATTTGTAATTTTGTAAGAGCACCCACAGTGGGGTACTCGATTCCACCTACTCGAGTAAGGTGGGGATCGAGTCCCCCACTGCAGCCAACGCCTACTCGATGTTGACTTGATAGATCGAGTAAGGCCTAATCTCCCTTATACAAAGCGCGTGTCCACGCGCgcctattaaaaaaataattgtttaaatttGAATCAAACAGCTATTTTAGtcgatttcttttttttttctttcccaaCGGCTTCATAGTCGTTCATTCacctatttttttgtttttaatttctaTCTATCAATACCACTCATTTTttcattcacacacacaacaatTTTTCTCCTTCAATCTTCCAATCTTTTCCTTCAAAAAATGGCGGAATGGTTCAATGATACTTCGTCGTCTTCGTCCGACGGGGTAGCGCAGGAGATCATCGATGAGATCCAGTTGCAGAAACAATTGATTGCTCAAATGTACTCCCAATCGGAGCCGGAACGTGTTGTTCATCACCGACAATACGTCTACCGTGATCGTGAAGCTGCTCatttacgtcttatgcaagactacttcaacgacaattCGACGTACGAGCCTACATTTTTTCGACGTCGTTTTCAGATGCAGAAGgagttgttcttgcgcatcgtcgatgcTGTGCAAGGTGAAGATAGTTACTTCCGGATGAGCCATGATGCACGAGGTCGGGACTCTCTCACGTCTTTGCATAAATGCACGgtggctatccgccaattagcgATCGGCGTCGGTGCGGATACTTTAGACGAGTATCTCAAGGTCACCGATACGACGGGGCGTCTATGC harbors:
- the LOC131010374 gene encoding spliceosome-associated protein 49 isoform X2; the protein is MADNPKSSLYIGNLDERVSDRVLYDILIQAGRVLDLYIPRDRETDKPKGYAFAEYESEEVAEYAVKLFSGLVTLYKRTLKFAISGQDRPSASLPIATSPAVVSSAKPRHYHKNTEPYSHSPRLSASCRFSEHKINYPEEGDESNSHVDVEEGEIPWSE
- the LOC131010374 gene encoding spliceosome-associated protein 49 isoform X3 codes for the protein MADNPKSSLYIGNLDERVSDRVLYDILIQAGRVLDLYIPRDRETDKPKGYAFAEYESEEVAEYAVKLFSGLVTLYKRTLKFAISGQDRPSASLPIATSPAVVSSAKPRHYHKNTEPYSHSPRLSASCRFSEHKINYPEGDESNSHVDVEEGEIPWSE
- the LOC131010374 gene encoding uncharacterized protein LOC131010374 isoform X1; the encoded protein is MADNPKSSLYIGNLDERVSDRVLYDILIQAGRVLDLYIPRDRETDKPKGYAFAEYESEEVAEYAVKLFSGLVTLYKRTLKFAISGQDRPSASLPIATSPAVVSSAKPRHYHKNTEPYSHSPRLSASCRFSEHKINYPEVLPDMSMHRSNGYRSYHDSTDYDYSRRVFGSVLDSVSRSSSRRYETRDSWNRDPY